The DNA segment AAAATTCCTCCTCAAATAGCTCTGTTCAAATTTTTGGAGCTCAATGAATTAGTTCTTAATCAATTCCAAGCAACAAACAATCCACATAAATTTTAACCTCATATTCACATTAACCCAGAACTCAACAACTACTTTTGCATTCTGCTCGCCTGTGAAGTCTTTTGAAATCAGCTGTTACTTTTAAAATTCAACCCAAACAATTATTATCCATTGATGGCAACTAAAAATTTGAGTTCGAAATTGAATTTTATTTGTGGCTCGAACAATGGAACCCACCTCAAGTCTATTACATTAAAAtcagtatttttttaaaatcaacaatttttttaaaaagcatGGTGTTGTTGAAATCAAAAATTGAATTTTAATCACAGTTTGGGATGAGAGTTAGGTGCAGTAATGTTCAAATCACCATTGCCGACAAAGCTTCGGAGGTTGAAGTCGAAATTACATTTGAATATGAAATTTCATGTTCAAATTCAAGTGAGTGTTCTAGGTCCTTGATGAAAACACTTGCACAAAACTAAATCTGATGTTTGGAATGAAATGAAATTGATTATGGTGGCTTTggaaaaaaaaataaactaaaagagaAGTTGAATCTAAAAAAACGTTCAGAAACCTAAGAAAGAAGGAGATGAGGGTATATTTGtaattctaagtatattttttAAGTTAAGGATACGTGTCGCAACCTCATTGGTGCGTGACATAGACATATTTTGTGAAACTGGTCAACTATAAAAGTGGTGTGTCATATACACACTTTTGAAAGGTTGAATGTATAAGATAATTTTCACTGTCAGAAAGTGTGTAAGAGGGATTTGGTCCATAGTTCATGTAGCAATCTATGTATTTTGCCATTGATTTattgtttctttttttcttctcttgtaAAAAGATATGGTGTCATCAACACCTAAATTAAAGAGTGTGTCACTTTTCAAATTGACAAGGTTCTAACAAAAATCTCAGGTAAAACCTTTGAAATAATATGAATTTAGATGAATTAGCTAAGAATATGATGTCTGGTGGAAGAGGTTTTGCAATTCATGCAAAATCCATCTTCAAATTCCATGTTTCTTGAAAATACTAATCATGGTACATTGTGTAACAAGAGTAGTACTGTTGATGAAATGTGCAGAGAAAACCATAATCAAAAAATTATAAAGCATTACTCTCTTGAGCCACAACTGAGTAGTACTCTTGGTCATGAGACTAGTCTTGAGGATTTTTTGATAAGTGCTAATGTCATTAAAAATGGGAATAGGTTTGATAATCAGCCATTAATGGAGCCTAAATTCCATCAGCAGATCAATGATATGATCATGCCAATGCCTATCCAATTTTATTCAGATATTGATTTTGAGAATCATCAGTCTATGAATGTTGTTAATAAGAAGATAACAAATATGGCAATGACAACAACATCGAATGATAGTCATTTAAGTGGCGAAAGGAAGAGGACTTTCACGGATGAGAAGATGGAGAAAAGTATTGAAAGGAGGCAGAGAAGGATGATCAAGAATAGGGAATCAGCTGCTAGGTCAAGAGCAAAGAAACAGGTAGAGAAGTGAATTTCTAGCGAGTTTATTCACATTATTCTTGAATATTCTGTCTGTGTGAGCTTTGATCATATTGCCAGTCCCAAGTCCGAATAAAAGAAGAGGATTGTGGCCTGGTAGGTTGACAACCAACGTAAAACTTTTACTGATCAATTTATAATATTGTCATTAGTGACTTATTTTTTCTTGAATAATGACCTACTTAATCTTCTCGTATCTTCCTTTTGGAATTCTAGGCTTGCACAAAACAATTGGAGCAAGAGGTGTTAGAGTTGACTAGTTGAGGAACACTAACAATTGGCTGAAAAAGCAAAAGGTGAAACACTCAAATTTTCTCAGAGTTTACCCGTTTATTTGTTAAAAAACTAGTGTTTTTAGGTACAAAAAAATATGGAATTGAATATTTAGTTTAACGTTTTGTGCTTAACTTCTTTTATCTATTTCCCATGTGTTAGGTAAAGGGATCTACGCTTCTATTACATAAATGAAAATAACTAGCGAATTGTAGAATTTGTAAAGTGTAAAAGCAATTTGCATATTTAAATGTTCCGTTGTAAAGGCTAGAGAATATATTCCTGTTCTGACTGTTTTATGCTGAAGTAATGAGCTTTTGAACTACTACAAAGATTACATGGCAAAATAAAACCAAAAAACCGAAAGAAAGTCAAACATAGCAGTAGCTTTTATCTCTATGTTGTTGGATTTAAGTTAAATAGAATAAGAACGAATTAACTTAAATAGCCGTCCAcccttaaattaaaaatagtcgaTGAATGTATAATATATACATAGTTCAtgtattatatgtatataatcATGTTTAATCa comes from the Nicotiana sylvestris chromosome 4, ASM39365v2, whole genome shotgun sequence genome and includes:
- the LOC104226631 gene encoding ABSCISIC ACID-INSENSITIVE 5-like protein 2; the encoded protein is MQNPSSNSMFLENTNHGTLCNKSSTVDEMCRENHNQKIIKHYSLEPQLSSTLGHETSLEDFLISANVIKNGNRFDNQPLMEPKFHQQINDMIMPMPIQFYSDIDFENHQSMNVVNKKITNMAMTTTSNDSHLSGERKRTFTDEKMEKSIERRQRRMIKNRESAARSRAKKQVEK